One window from the genome of Marinobacter sp. es.048 encodes:
- a CDS encoding OmpA family protein yields the protein MNVMRPISAAVLAATLATPAMADRQETVYINPFAGFQLFDDKRDLSETGTFGVGVEYRFRPHWSVEALYSRADADRKYVAGESEFDEVRVDGTYYFAGPDEAWNPYVSMGAGHADFGSDNSGVRTAGSNHDETRVNVGTGFRYNITDAVSLRGDLREFHGIDESTFDTQVSLGISFAFTRTVAQASPEPARPADADGDGVPDSRDQCPGTPAGATVDSNGCEPDSDRDGVADSRDQCPDTPRGAEVNSRGCELDSDNDGVVNSQDQCPNTTAGAEVDETGCEGVTETIQTFTIEVQFPTNSSVIGNTYDAEIRRVADFMQENPETIVEIAGHSDSRGDADYNQFLSQRRAEAVAGRLTGPLGIDPARVEAVGYGEEQPVASNNTADGRAANRRVEARIQVLR from the coding sequence ATGAACGTCATGCGTCCGATTTCCGCGGCTGTCCTGGCCGCTACCCTGGCAACCCCGGCCATGGCCGACCGTCAGGAAACCGTTTACATCAACCCGTTTGCAGGTTTCCAGCTGTTTGACGACAAGCGCGACCTGAGCGAAACCGGCACCTTCGGGGTTGGTGTGGAATACCGATTCCGCCCCCACTGGTCAGTCGAGGCGCTGTACTCACGCGCTGATGCAGACCGTAAATACGTGGCAGGTGAATCCGAATTTGATGAAGTGCGGGTTGATGGTACCTACTACTTTGCAGGTCCGGACGAAGCCTGGAACCCGTATGTTTCAATGGGTGCCGGCCATGCAGACTTCGGCTCGGACAACAGCGGTGTTCGCACTGCCGGCAGCAACCACGATGAAACGCGGGTGAACGTGGGTACCGGTTTCCGCTACAACATCACCGATGCTGTGTCACTGCGTGGCGACCTCCGTGAATTCCACGGAATTGATGAGAGCACCTTCGACACCCAGGTATCTCTGGGCATCAGTTTTGCGTTTACCCGCACCGTGGCCCAAGCCTCTCCCGAGCCCGCTCGTCCAGCAGATGCTGATGGCGATGGCGTGCCGGATTCACGGGATCAGTGCCCGGGTACTCCGGCAGGCGCCACGGTTGACAGCAATGGCTGCGAACCGGATTCGGATCGCGACGGCGTTGCCGATAGTCGTGACCAGTGTCCCGATACCCCGCGCGGTGCCGAAGTGAACAGTCGCGGCTGTGAGCTGGACAGTGACAACGACGGCGTCGTCAACAGCCAGGACCAGTGTCCGAACACGACCGCTGGCGCCGAGGTTGACGAAACAGGCTGTGAGGGTGTTACTGAAACTATCCAGACTTTCACCATCGAGGTGCAGTTCCCGACCAACAGCTCCGTGATCGGCAATACCTACGATGCGGAGATCCGTCGCGTCGCGGACTTTATGCAGGAAAACCCGGAGACCATCGTGGAGATTGCCGGTCACTCCGACAGCCGCGGTGACGCCGACTACAACCAGTTCCTGTCCCAGCGTCGCGCTGAGGCGGTTGCTGGTCGTCTGACCGGACCTCTGGGGATTGATCCGGCACGAGTGGAAGCCGTAGGTTACGGTGAAGAGCAGCCGGTTGCGTCTAACAACACAGCGGACGGCCGTGCTGCCAACCGCCGGGTTGAAGCGCGCATTCAGGTTCTCCGTTAA
- a CDS encoding ATP-dependent helicase translates to MRQRYPLYQQAVTIPAMPTEPQIPDTTNLPDYLTDEQRAIITAGYAHSVITAVAGSGKTSTLAWRIRYLLEQGHDPDRMLVLMFNRSARVDFERKLQEVCAQSGLALPEIRTYHAMGLRLYKRFVREGYLPGFSDKILTEQEISFQAWQLTRRLAPEDLADEIRRNKKDFVETATGFIDLVKTTLSPAEIVFEELGYSDKHKYLVDLFHSFEQWRKSQGRISYADMLYEPVMAIHQNPPLQRLVGNKMDLILVDEYQDTNEIQHLLLRYVAGDRARVTVVGDPDQTIYEFRGAKPEFILKRFSDEFESPLGQTLSYTFRYGHRVALLANHLICHNTGRKDVLCHSHPSTPGTEITLHRAESDADTVLQILQGQSETALAGTAILFRVWSQSVPIELKLLARQIPYRIDAGKGALFSREVQAITALLMVVTGKLENLPDEDRLEMARQLLRFPHVGLKEPELEQLARFLAGFSGGWHERFLAMDFEALAPMAARKLRKLGEVLAQLRSYGGPVAGLISVYAEHTDLYEGIRSLALTHESAEERIDTVQGFRQYLKSLDVTAEGALDHLQALKQQAGEKRQGGVLLSTIHRTKGLEWPTVIIPGLQEKYLPYSPRPQDDARGFLESERRLLYVAMTRTRQQLHLITRPASKQPHLDGDLGPSRFVEEFCFSLAEEFGRWLDERIPAETSTIRLTAPLTPVSQRYADRESVTLEGQAARSASSMEPLWHQKRLSHAIFGPGSVVAEDESSFEVHFDNGEVLNFSKKSAHLYFSALA, encoded by the coding sequence ATGCGGCAGCGGTATCCGCTCTACCAGCAGGCCGTTACAATACCCGCCATGCCAACCGAACCCCAAATTCCTGATACCACCAACCTGCCGGATTACCTCACCGATGAACAGCGGGCAATTATTACTGCCGGCTACGCGCATTCGGTGATTACCGCCGTGGCCGGCAGTGGCAAGACGTCCACGCTGGCCTGGCGAATCCGGTATCTGCTGGAGCAGGGCCACGATCCGGACCGGATGCTGGTGTTGATGTTCAACCGCAGCGCCCGGGTGGATTTCGAGCGCAAACTGCAGGAGGTGTGTGCTCAGAGTGGGCTGGCGCTGCCGGAGATCCGGACCTATCACGCCATGGGTCTTAGGCTGTACAAGCGGTTTGTGCGGGAGGGCTATCTGCCGGGGTTTTCAGACAAGATTCTGACCGAACAGGAGATCAGCTTTCAGGCCTGGCAGTTGACGCGTCGGCTGGCGCCGGAGGATCTGGCGGATGAGATCCGGCGCAACAAGAAGGATTTTGTCGAGACGGCGACGGGGTTTATTGATCTGGTAAAGACAACCCTGTCGCCAGCGGAGATTGTGTTTGAGGAGCTGGGATATTCCGACAAGCACAAATACCTGGTCGATCTGTTCCACAGTTTTGAGCAGTGGCGTAAAAGCCAGGGTCGGATCAGTTATGCCGACATGCTGTATGAGCCGGTGATGGCGATTCACCAGAACCCACCGCTCCAGCGGCTGGTGGGCAACAAAATGGATCTGATTCTGGTGGATGAATATCAGGACACCAATGAAATCCAGCATCTCCTGCTGCGTTATGTGGCCGGGGATCGGGCCCGGGTGACGGTGGTCGGTGACCCGGACCAGACGATCTACGAGTTCCGGGGCGCAAAGCCCGAGTTTATCCTCAAGCGGTTCAGCGATGAGTTCGAAAGCCCGCTCGGGCAGACACTCAGCTACACCTTCCGCTATGGCCACCGGGTGGCGTTGTTGGCGAACCACCTGATCTGCCATAACACCGGACGCAAGGACGTGCTCTGTCATTCCCACCCTTCCACGCCCGGCACGGAGATTACCCTGCATCGGGCAGAGAGCGATGCCGATACGGTGCTACAGATTCTTCAGGGCCAATCGGAAACCGCTCTGGCAGGGACGGCCATTCTGTTCCGGGTCTGGAGCCAGAGTGTCCCTATTGAGCTGAAGTTGCTGGCGCGGCAGATTCCCTACCGGATTGATGCCGGCAAGGGCGCCCTGTTCAGCCGGGAAGTGCAGGCAATCACCGCCTTGCTGATGGTGGTGACCGGCAAGCTGGAAAATCTGCCGGATGAGGACCGACTGGAGATGGCACGGCAGTTATTGCGCTTTCCCCATGTGGGCCTGAAAGAGCCCGAGCTGGAGCAGTTGGCGCGTTTCCTGGCAGGATTTTCCGGCGGCTGGCACGAGCGGTTTCTGGCCATGGACTTCGAGGCCCTGGCACCAATGGCGGCCCGCAAGTTGCGGAAACTGGGCGAGGTGCTTGCCCAACTGCGCAGCTACGGAGGTCCGGTTGCAGGACTGATCAGTGTCTATGCCGAGCACACCGATCTTTACGAAGGCATCCGGAGCCTGGCACTGACGCACGAAAGCGCCGAGGAACGGATTGATACCGTGCAGGGGTTCCGGCAGTACCTGAAAAGCCTGGATGTCACGGCCGAGGGAGCCCTGGACCATCTGCAAGCCCTGAAGCAGCAAGCGGGTGAAAAACGACAGGGAGGCGTGCTGCTGTCAACCATTCACCGCACTAAAGGGCTGGAATGGCCGACGGTGATCATTCCAGGACTGCAGGAGAAATACCTGCCCTACAGCCCCCGCCCCCAGGACGATGCCAGAGGATTCCTGGAGAGTGAACGGAGGCTGCTGTATGTGGCCATGACGCGAACACGCCAGCAACTGCATCTGATTACCCGACCCGCCAGCAAGCAACCGCATCTGGACGGCGATCTGGGCCCGAGCCGGTTTGTTGAGGAGTTCTGCTTCTCTCTGGCCGAAGAATTCGGGCGCTGGCTGGATGAACGAATCCCGGCCGAAACGTCAACAATCCGTTTGACCGCGCCCCTGACGCCGGTCAGCCAGCGCTATGCCGACCGGGAGAGCGTCACCCTGGAAGGCCAGGCGGCAAGATCTGCCAGTTCGATGGAACCACTCTGGCATCAGAAACGTCTTAGCCACGCGATTTTTGGCCCCGGCTCGGTAGTTGCCGAGGATGAAAGCTCGTTCGAAGTGCACTTCGACAACGGCGAGGTCCTCAATTTCAGTAAAAAGAGCGCGCATCTGTATTTTTCCGCGCTGGCCTGA
- a CDS encoding DUF2237 family protein, which translates to MEMSESVNVLGEKLETCGKDPITGFYRDGCCNVGPDDFGLHAVCAVVTDEFLEFSKAQGNDLSTPRPEFGFEGLKAGDSWCLCAARWQEAFEAGSAPRVRLRATHRAALEKCALDDLKAHGADLS; encoded by the coding sequence ATGGAAATGTCCGAATCGGTAAACGTACTGGGCGAAAAACTGGAAACCTGCGGGAAAGATCCGATCACCGGCTTCTACCGCGATGGCTGCTGCAACGTCGGCCCCGATGACTTTGGCCTGCATGCCGTCTGCGCCGTGGTCACCGACGAATTTCTCGAATTCTCCAAGGCACAGGGCAATGACCTCAGTACGCCCAGGCCTGAATTTGGCTTTGAAGGCCTGAAAGCCGGCGACAGCTGGTGTCTTTGCGCTGCCCGGTGGCAGGAAGCCTTCGAAGCGGGCTCTGCGCCACGAGTCCGGCTGCGCGCCACCCATCGGGCTGCCCTCGAAAAATGCGCCCTGGACGACCTCAAGGCCCACGGTGCCGACCTTAGCTGA